One genomic window of Cystobacter fuscus DSM 2262 includes the following:
- a CDS encoding adenylate/guanylate cyclase domain-containing protein, whose product MKTANLAIVFTDIQGFSERTSRQTLEENERLLRVHNELLVPLFKAFGGRILKSIGDAFMVTFESPTQAVLSGMAIQDRLWQYNQAASEAERLDVRVAINVGEVRLEEQDVFGEPVNIAARVESITEAGEVFFTEAVYLAMNKAEVPSREVGLFELKGIPSKIRVFRVPRGPYRMGAPAPEAPPEPTLERPPFGNLALSRVPESMLVATGPDLATTAAQVGERLAQRTRTVFHAVKTHRQRRWRPSPRALMAGGAALALVLLAVGGFLLLHDSPVEAAIKAAANRELPNAERAEWGEKARGLIAEDKELSAGERRWLLGRLEEGLQRPERAVEHYRLAVKAGEERASERLIALLDHEVCPVRREAAEVLGAFRVASAREGLETLAKKGGDGEKKPSLFDPGCNSREAAERALVQLGQLRGSTR is encoded by the coding sequence TTGAAGACCGCCAACCTCGCCATCGTGTTCACCGACATCCAGGGCTTCTCCGAGCGAACCAGCCGGCAGACGCTCGAGGAGAACGAGCGTCTGCTCCGGGTGCACAACGAGCTGCTCGTGCCCCTGTTCAAGGCGTTTGGCGGGCGCATCCTCAAGTCCATCGGGGACGCGTTCATGGTCACCTTCGAGTCCCCCACCCAGGCCGTCCTGAGTGGCATGGCCATTCAGGACCGGCTCTGGCAGTACAACCAGGCGGCCTCGGAGGCCGAGCGGCTCGATGTGCGCGTGGCCATCAACGTGGGCGAGGTGCGGCTGGAGGAGCAGGACGTCTTCGGCGAGCCCGTCAACATCGCCGCCCGCGTGGAGTCCATCACCGAGGCGGGCGAGGTCTTCTTCACCGAGGCCGTCTACCTCGCGATGAACAAGGCCGAGGTGCCCTCGCGCGAGGTGGGCCTCTTCGAGCTCAAGGGCATCCCCAGCAAGATTCGCGTCTTTCGCGTCCCCCGAGGGCCGTACCGCATGGGCGCCCCCGCGCCCGAGGCGCCGCCCGAGCCCACGCTGGAGCGACCCCCGTTCGGCAACCTGGCCCTCTCACGCGTCCCCGAGTCGATGCTGGTGGCGACGGGCCCGGACCTCGCCACCACCGCGGCCCAGGTGGGCGAGCGCCTCGCCCAGCGCACCCGCACGGTCTTCCACGCCGTGAAGACCCACCGGCAGCGGCGCTGGCGCCCGTCACCCCGAGCGCTGATGGCGGGCGGCGCGGCGCTGGCCCTGGTGCTGCTCGCCGTGGGGGGCTTCCTGCTCCTGCACGACTCGCCCGTCGAGGCCGCCATCAAGGCCGCCGCCAACAGGGAGTTGCCGAACGCCGAGCGCGCCGAGTGGGGGGAAAAGGCCCGCGGGCTCATCGCCGAGGACAAGGAGCTCTCCGCGGGCGAACGGCGGTGGCTGCTCGGGCGGCTCGAGGAGGGGCTGCAGCGGCCCGAGCGCGCGGTGGAGCATTACCGCCTCGCGGTGAAGGCCGGCGAGGAGCGGGCCAGCGAGCGGCTCATCGCGCTGCTCGATCACGAGGTGTGCCCGGTGCGCCGCGAGGCCGCGGAAGTCCTGGGCGCATTCCGGGTGGCGTCCGCCCGCGAGGGGTTGGAGACGCTCGCGAAGAAGGGCGGGGACGGAGAGAAGAAGCCGAGCCTGTTCGATCCCGGGTGCAATTCGCGCGAGGCCGCGGAGCGGGCGCTGGTGCAGCTCGGGCAGCTGAGAGGGAGCACGAGATGA
- a CDS encoding endonuclease MutS2, with protein MTVQIAQRTLEDLGYAEVLRALAHRCRTEPGRERALARPFLGTDEEVAEALALVAETRRLAQEQFSLPLGGVTDLRGALELASKNGLLEPRQLIAAAQLLFAFVRTREALEERQHVVPRLAAISRRLPLLEPLAVRIDRSFEADGEISDRASPELREARDRVRGLHRRIKGQLEEMLHDEGFLPKLRENYYTIRNGRYVVPVVSNYRGEVPGIVHNASQTGQTLFVEPEGLVGLGNDLAIAQSLVAEEERRILQELTNQLGREAAKALEGIAAVAELDEAEAAAVLAGDLRAYTPEFQGVEDLALVRLRHPRLVLRDTEVVPNDVEMKGEARALVVSGPNAGGKTVTLTAVGLCALMLRAGLPIPAGEGSRMPLYHTVHSTVGDAQDLSQGLSTFSAHVARLRDITLAVAKNSLVLIDEIAADTDPREGAAIAIAVLEELLGKGAVVLVTTHLEELKALAHLDPRFLNARVGFDSKRMAPTYKLQLGAAGASSAIEVAARMGLPAHICERARDLSMNAGGALAKALTAAEEDRRRLQDELDRAKVAAEESERLRKELEEQKVQFERERKARLMRFNEEVAAASEQAAAEVQELLKVLRTQSNEKAASEARTQLLQRMEEANQRAKAARAELFQVEAPAPADLRVGAWVRHSGLNKDVEILELHGDQALVAAGIMKMRVPVSELSGTRAGKPKESKFPERNKQSQQLQRAKAAAPEAVPSTNYRCDVRGMRAEDALGELESFLDRGMRSGEEAAIIIHGHGTGALRQAIRDYLAASPYIRMFRPGENHEGGDGVTVVALRA; from the coding sequence ATGACCGTGCAGATCGCTCAAAGAACTTTAGAAGACCTTGGCTACGCGGAAGTGCTTCGTGCGCTGGCCCACCGCTGTCGGACCGAACCAGGGAGGGAGCGCGCGCTCGCCCGGCCGTTCCTCGGGACGGACGAGGAGGTCGCCGAGGCCCTGGCGCTCGTCGCCGAGACGCGGCGGCTGGCCCAGGAGCAGTTCTCCCTGCCGCTCGGCGGGGTGACGGACCTGCGGGGGGCGCTGGAGTTGGCGTCGAAGAACGGCCTGCTGGAGCCCCGGCAGCTCATCGCCGCGGCGCAGCTGCTGTTCGCCTTCGTGCGCACGCGCGAGGCCCTGGAGGAGAGGCAACACGTGGTGCCCCGGCTGGCGGCCATCTCGCGGCGGCTGCCGCTGCTCGAGCCGCTCGCGGTGCGCATCGATCGGAGCTTCGAGGCGGACGGGGAGATTTCCGACCGGGCGAGTCCGGAGCTGCGCGAGGCGCGCGACCGGGTGCGGGGCCTGCACCGACGCATCAAGGGCCAGCTCGAGGAGATGCTCCACGACGAGGGCTTCCTGCCCAAGCTGCGCGAGAACTACTACACCATCCGCAATGGCCGGTACGTGGTGCCCGTCGTCTCCAACTACCGGGGCGAGGTGCCGGGCATCGTCCACAACGCGAGCCAGACGGGGCAGACGCTGTTCGTCGAGCCCGAGGGGCTGGTGGGCCTGGGCAATGATCTGGCGATCGCCCAGTCGCTGGTGGCGGAGGAGGAGCGGCGCATCCTCCAGGAGCTGACCAACCAGCTCGGGCGCGAGGCGGCCAAGGCGCTCGAGGGCATCGCGGCGGTGGCGGAGCTGGACGAGGCGGAGGCGGCGGCGGTGCTGGCCGGCGACCTGCGCGCCTATACGCCGGAGTTCCAGGGCGTGGAGGATCTGGCGCTGGTGCGGCTGCGGCATCCGCGGCTGGTACTGCGCGACACCGAGGTGGTGCCCAACGACGTGGAGATGAAGGGCGAGGCGCGGGCGCTGGTGGTGTCCGGCCCCAACGCGGGCGGCAAGACGGTGACGCTGACGGCGGTGGGCCTGTGCGCGTTGATGCTGCGCGCGGGTCTGCCCATCCCCGCGGGCGAGGGCTCGCGGATGCCGCTGTACCACACGGTGCACTCCACGGTGGGCGACGCGCAGGACCTGTCGCAGGGCCTGTCCACGTTCAGCGCGCACGTGGCGCGCCTGCGGGACATCACCCTCGCGGTGGCGAAGAACTCGCTGGTGCTCATCGACGAGATCGCCGCGGACACGGATCCGCGCGAGGGCGCGGCCATCGCCATCGCCGTGCTGGAGGAGCTGCTCGGCAAGGGGGCGGTGGTGCTGGTGACGACGCACCTGGAGGAGCTCAAGGCGCTCGCGCACCTGGATCCGCGCTTCCTCAACGCGCGCGTGGGCTTCGACTCCAAGCGCATGGCGCCCACGTACAAGCTGCAGCTGGGCGCGGCGGGTGCGTCCTCGGCGATCGAGGTGGCCGCGCGCATGGGGCTGCCGGCGCACATCTGCGAGCGGGCGCGGGACTTGTCGATGAACGCGGGCGGCGCGCTGGCCAAGGCGCTGACGGCGGCGGAGGAGGACCGGCGCCGGCTGCAGGACGAGCTGGATCGGGCCAAGGTGGCGGCGGAGGAGAGCGAGCGGCTGCGCAAGGAACTCGAGGAGCAGAAGGTGCAGTTCGAGCGCGAGCGCAAGGCGCGGCTGATGCGCTTCAACGAGGAAGTGGCGGCGGCGAGCGAGCAGGCGGCGGCGGAGGTGCAGGAGCTGCTCAAGGTGCTCCGGACGCAGTCGAACGAGAAGGCGGCGAGCGAGGCGCGCACGCAGCTGTTGCAGCGCATGGAGGAGGCCAACCAGCGGGCGAAGGCGGCGAGGGCGGAGCTGTTCCAGGTGGAGGCGCCAGCGCCGGCGGACTTGCGCGTGGGCGCGTGGGTGCGGCACTCGGGGCTGAACAAGGACGTGGAGATCCTGGAGCTGCACGGGGATCAGGCGCTGGTGGCGGCGGGCATCATGAAGATGCGCGTGCCGGTGTCGGAGCTGTCGGGGACGCGCGCGGGCAAGCCCAAGGAGTCGAAGTTCCCCGAGCGCAACAAGCAGTCGCAGCAGTTGCAGCGCGCCAAGGCGGCGGCGCCCGAGGCGGTGCCGTCGACGAACTACCGCTGCGACGTGCGGGGCATGCGGGCCGAGGATGCGCTGGGCGAGCTGGAGTCCTTCCTGGACCGGGGCATGCGCAGTGGAGAGGAAGCGGCGATCATCATCCATGGGCATGGCACGGGGGCGCTGCGCCAGGCCATCCGGGACTACCTCGCGGCCTCGCCGTACATCCGCATGTTCCGCCCCGGAGAGAACCACGAGGGCGGCGACGGCGTGACGGTGGTGGCCTTGAGGGCGTGA
- a CDS encoding exo-beta-N-acetylmuramidase NamZ family protein: protein MRRVKTGLDVWVEQGFAPLKGKRVGAIVNPTSVDSNFQHLADLLARTPGVHLAALFGPEHGVRGEAQYMVAVDADKDRRTGVPVHSLYGSTFESLSPRPEWLEGLDALVFDIQDVGSRYYTYVYTMALAMKAAGAAKIPFYVLDRPNPLNGVTLEGNLVGERYRSFVGLYPIPNRHGMTAGELARLFNDEQGFGCELTVVPMQGWRREDFWSDTGLPFLPPSPNMPTADTALVYPGMCQGEGTNVSEGRGSCRPFEQFGAPWVDSDALIARLEREQLPGVRFRAVGFTPTFDKYRGVSCNGAFIHVTDRTAFLPLRTGIAIWQALHELGQGKGFAWREDAYEFVDDVPAFDLLCGTDQVRRGIEAGWPLNRLLEGFDAQAQEFARRRERHLLYARGS, encoded by the coding sequence ATGAGACGGGTGAAGACGGGACTGGATGTGTGGGTGGAGCAGGGCTTCGCGCCGCTCAAGGGCAAGCGGGTGGGCGCCATCGTCAACCCGACCAGCGTGGACTCGAACTTCCAGCACCTGGCGGACCTGCTGGCGCGCACGCCGGGCGTGCACTTGGCGGCGCTCTTCGGCCCCGAGCACGGCGTGCGCGGCGAGGCCCAGTACATGGTCGCCGTGGACGCGGACAAGGACCGGCGCACGGGCGTCCCCGTGCACAGCCTCTATGGCTCCACCTTCGAGTCGCTCTCCCCGCGCCCCGAGTGGCTCGAGGGCCTGGACGCGCTCGTCTTCGACATCCAGGACGTGGGCAGCCGCTACTACACCTACGTCTACACCATGGCGCTGGCCATGAAGGCGGCGGGCGCGGCGAAGATTCCCTTCTACGTGTTGGACCGGCCCAACCCCCTCAACGGCGTCACCCTCGAGGGCAACCTCGTGGGCGAGCGCTACCGCTCCTTCGTGGGGCTCTACCCCATCCCCAACCGCCACGGCATGACGGCGGGCGAGCTGGCGCGCCTCTTCAACGACGAGCAGGGCTTTGGCTGCGAGCTGACCGTGGTGCCCATGCAGGGCTGGCGCCGCGAGGACTTCTGGAGTGACACGGGGCTGCCCTTCCTGCCGCCCTCGCCCAACATGCCCACCGCCGACACGGCGCTCGTCTACCCCGGCATGTGCCAGGGCGAGGGCACCAACGTCTCCGAGGGCCGGGGCTCCTGCCGCCCCTTCGAGCAGTTCGGCGCCCCGTGGGTGGACTCGGACGCGCTCATCGCCCGGCTCGAGCGCGAGCAGTTGCCCGGGGTGCGTTTCCGGGCGGTGGGATTCACCCCCACCTTCGACAAGTACCGGGGCGTGTCGTGCAACGGCGCCTTCATCCACGTCACGGACCGCACCGCCTTCCTCCCCCTGCGCACGGGCATCGCCATCTGGCAGGCGCTCCACGAGCTGGGGCAGGGCAAGGGGTTCGCCTGGCGCGAGGACGCCTACGAGTTCGTGGACGACGTGCCCGCCTTCGACTTGCTGTGTGGGACGGACCAGGTGCGCCGGGGCATCGAGGCGGGCTGGCCCCTGAATCGTTTGCTGGAAGGCTTCGACGCCCAGGCCCAGGAGTTCGCCCGGCGCAGGGAGCGCCACCTGCTGTACGCTCGCGGCTCGTGA
- the rnr gene encoding ribonuclease R, protein MKRHLAESKQPLGIKELLKLTQLHPGQQTQLKRTLRDMVRAGDLLKEGKRFRLRGSQPPSPGGDGPRPSFRRERDARPPEAPRAGPREERGAPGPEARAPSELDSRFAPRGRFDKERRPEPRGRFVREGRAEQPRSRFEDRGAEPRGRFARPEHPADAGRSAPPGRFARDERRPAPAGRFDKERRPPAGGRSFGGDRFASRDRGGRGGPKGQEVTTVEGVFHAHRDGFGFVHPSSGQGDNIFLPPQEATRALDNDRVVVEAWGRPGRMEGRLVSVVGRLRQLVVGTYETRGRHGAQVVTTDKNLQAQGPIRVPPTQMARDGDLVKVRLGVGAGLLEPGEGLYGEVAGSLGKPGDPSAEVLSIAYSQGFSDEFPPEVMDEADRIHTVVSEEEARGEERKDLRSLPLVTIDGEDARDFDDAVYAEERSEGWRLVVAIADVTHYVREGTALNAEALRRATSVYLPDRVLPMLPERLSNGICSLRPDEDRLCMVADMVIDRKGTLVSSELYPAVMRSHARCTYNEVQDVLDGKDVPHRNAFKPHFERLQSLARTLTQMRKERGAIDFNLAEHKVVMGEDGLPARMEKRERKDSHRLIEECMLAANEAVARYFADRELPSVYRYHGEPDEEKLAIFAQMAQAYGFQLNAEDITPKALNSFMTQLQGHPEERALNQLLLRSMMQAVYTSGDRGHYGLAAEYYLHFTSPIRRYPDLLVHRLLKAHWNRKGQKRLEAHVEREERTLEDMAAQSSDRERAAMQAEREVVSYYAALMVKDRVGEEFAATVAGIAEFGFFVELDELHIEGLVRADTLGFGTRFDKALLALLLPGGFRVRVGQKARVRLTGVNLALRRIDFEALEVGGQAIKAMHAVERQEQEAQRRQSKEDLKKAARLARERERQEKWGKPRVDIGADRSLAEAEEAQRRLVADAPVTMEIPQEIIDAVVVGAPPEVSAEVLPVPSAGFERIRALAALDQPSEQQAPEKVKAVPPTRRKRAAVAAEEKPTRAKPPATRKQAAAKKAPAKKAAAAKKAPAKKAAAAKKAPVKKAPAAKKAAAKKTPMKKAPAKKAAVAKKAPVKKAPAVKKAPAKKAPAKKAAAKKSTAASKARPTKGGAKKTATSRQGRKS, encoded by the coding sequence GTGAAGCGACACCTGGCCGAGTCCAAGCAGCCCCTCGGCATCAAGGAACTGCTCAAGCTCACCCAGCTTCATCCCGGACAGCAGACCCAGCTCAAGCGGACGCTCCGGGACATGGTGCGCGCGGGCGACCTGCTCAAGGAGGGCAAGCGCTTCCGCCTCCGGGGCTCGCAGCCGCCTTCGCCCGGAGGTGACGGCCCCCGGCCTTCCTTCCGGCGCGAACGGGACGCAAGGCCCCCCGAGGCCCCACGGGCTGGCCCCCGGGAAGAGCGCGGCGCACCCGGCCCGGAGGCGCGAGCCCCGTCCGAGCTCGACTCGCGCTTCGCTCCCCGGGGCCGCTTCGACAAGGAGCGCCGCCCCGAGCCACGCGGCCGCTTCGTGCGCGAGGGTCGCGCCGAGCAGCCCCGAAGCCGTTTCGAGGACCGTGGCGCCGAGCCGCGTGGCCGCTTCGCCCGTCCCGAGCATCCAGCTGATGCGGGCCGTTCCGCGCCTCCGGGCCGGTTCGCCCGGGACGAGCGTCGGCCAGCACCGGCAGGCCGCTTCGACAAGGAGCGCCGTCCCCCGGCCGGTGGGCGCTCCTTTGGCGGGGATCGCTTCGCGTCCCGTGACCGGGGTGGCCGCGGCGGACCCAAGGGTCAGGAGGTCACCACCGTCGAGGGCGTGTTCCACGCGCACCGGGATGGCTTCGGCTTCGTCCACCCCAGCTCGGGACAGGGGGACAACATCTTCCTGCCGCCCCAGGAGGCCACGCGCGCGCTCGACAACGATCGCGTGGTCGTGGAGGCGTGGGGCCGTCCCGGACGCATGGAGGGCCGCCTCGTGAGCGTGGTGGGCCGCCTGCGCCAGCTCGTCGTGGGCACGTATGAAACCCGCGGCCGGCACGGCGCCCAGGTGGTGACGACCGACAAGAACCTGCAGGCCCAGGGTCCCATCCGCGTGCCGCCCACCCAGATGGCGCGCGACGGAGACCTGGTGAAGGTGCGGCTGGGCGTCGGCGCCGGTCTGCTGGAGCCGGGCGAGGGCCTCTATGGCGAGGTCGCTGGCTCCCTCGGCAAGCCCGGGGATCCGAGCGCGGAAGTGCTCTCCATCGCCTACTCGCAGGGCTTCTCCGACGAGTTCCCTCCCGAGGTCATGGACGAGGCGGACCGCATCCACACCGTCGTCTCCGAGGAGGAGGCCCGGGGCGAGGAGCGAAAGGATCTGCGCTCGCTGCCGCTCGTCACCATCGACGGCGAGGACGCGCGCGACTTCGACGACGCCGTCTACGCCGAGGAGCGCAGCGAGGGCTGGCGGCTCGTGGTGGCCATCGCCGACGTGACGCACTACGTGCGCGAGGGCACCGCGCTCAACGCCGAGGCCCTGCGCCGCGCCACCTCCGTCTACCTGCCCGACCGCGTGCTGCCCATGCTCCCCGAGCGCCTGAGCAACGGCATCTGCTCGCTGCGTCCCGACGAGGACCGGTTGTGCATGGTGGCCGACATGGTGATCGACCGGAAGGGCACGCTCGTCTCCAGCGAGCTGTACCCGGCCGTCATGCGCAGCCACGCGCGCTGCACCTACAACGAGGTGCAGGACGTGCTCGATGGCAAGGACGTGCCGCACCGCAACGCCTTCAAGCCCCACTTCGAGCGGCTCCAGTCCCTGGCGCGCACGCTCACCCAGATGCGCAAGGAGCGCGGCGCCATCGACTTCAACCTGGCCGAGCACAAGGTCGTCATGGGCGAGGACGGCCTGCCCGCCCGCATGGAGAAGCGCGAGCGCAAGGACAGCCACCGGCTCATCGAGGAGTGCATGCTCGCCGCCAACGAGGCGGTGGCCAGGTACTTCGCCGACCGCGAGCTGCCCAGCGTCTACCGCTACCACGGTGAGCCGGACGAGGAGAAGCTCGCCATCTTCGCCCAGATGGCCCAGGCCTACGGCTTCCAGCTCAACGCCGAGGACATCACCCCCAAGGCGCTCAACAGCTTCATGACGCAGTTGCAGGGCCACCCCGAGGAGCGCGCCCTCAACCAGCTCCTGCTGCGCTCCATGATGCAGGCCGTCTACACCTCGGGAGACCGGGGCCATTACGGCCTGGCCGCCGAGTACTACCTGCATTTCACCTCGCCCATCCGCCGCTACCCGGACCTGCTCGTGCACCGGCTGCTCAAGGCGCACTGGAACCGCAAGGGCCAGAAGCGGCTGGAGGCCCACGTCGAGCGCGAGGAGCGCACGCTGGAGGACATGGCCGCCCAGAGCTCCGATCGCGAGCGCGCCGCCATGCAGGCCGAGCGCGAAGTGGTCTCCTACTACGCGGCCCTCATGGTGAAGGACCGCGTGGGCGAGGAGTTCGCCGCTACCGTCGCCGGCATCGCTGAGTTCGGCTTCTTCGTGGAGCTCGATGAGCTGCACATCGAGGGGCTCGTGCGCGCCGACACGCTCGGCTTCGGCACCCGCTTCGACAAGGCGCTGCTCGCCCTGCTACTGCCGGGTGGCTTCCGCGTGCGCGTGGGCCAGAAGGCCCGCGTGCGGCTGACCGGCGTGAACCTGGCCCTGCGGCGGATCGACTTCGAGGCCCTCGAGGTGGGCGGCCAGGCGATCAAGGCCATGCACGCAGTGGAGCGCCAGGAGCAGGAGGCGCAGCGGCGCCAGTCCAAGGAGGATCTCAAGAAGGCGGCCCGCCTCGCGCGCGAGCGCGAGCGTCAGGAGAAGTGGGGCAAGCCCCGGGTGGACATCGGCGCCGATCGCTCGCTCGCCGAGGCCGAGGAGGCCCAGCGGCGTCTGGTCGCCGATGCTCCCGTGACGATGGAGATTCCCCAGGAGATCATCGACGCCGTGGTGGTGGGGGCTCCTCCGGAGGTCTCCGCCGAGGTCCTTCCCGTGCCGTCCGCGGGCTTCGAGCGCATCCGCGCCCTCGCGGCCCTGGATCAGCCTTCCGAGCAGCAGGCGCCCGAGAAGGTGAAGGCCGTGCCGCCCACGCGGCGCAAGCGGGCCGCCGTTGCCGCCGAGGAGAAGCCGACGCGGGCGAAGCCACCCGCGACCCGGAAGCAGGCCGCCGCCAAGAAGGCTCCCGCGAAGAAGGCCGCGGCGGCCAAGAAGGCTCCCGCGAAGAAGGCCGCGGCGGCCAAGAAGGCTCCCGTGAAGAAGGCCCCGGCGGCCAAGAAGGCCGCCGCCAAGAAGACTCCCATGAAGAAGGCCCCGGCCAAGAAGGCCGCGGTAGCCAAGAAGGCTCCCGTGAAGAAGGCCCCGGCGGTCAAGAAGGCTCCCGCGAAGAAGGCCCCGGCCAAGAAGGCCGCCGCCAAGAAGTCCACGGCGGCGTCCAAGGCTCGTCCCACCAAGGGCGGAGCGAAGAAGACGGCCACCTCCCGCCAGGGAAGGAAGTCGTAG
- the dbpA gene encoding ATP-dependent RNA helicase DbpA translates to MDFSALALSPPLLQVLAELKFQTATPIQAQSIPVLLQGRDLVGQAKTGSGKTAAFALPILQKIQLPHRRLQALVLCPTRELCAQVAGEIRRLGRRLPGLQVLVLAGGQPIRPQIEALEKGAHLAVGTPGRVLDLLQREALDTRHLATVVLDEADRMLDMGFREDMERILGATPKTRQTVLFSATFPDSIEAMSRAFQKDPSRVTVEATDAAPDIQQLAYLCAPEEKTAVLLRLLRHYQPTSAIVFCNLKATVVEVTRALSEAGVSADGLQGDLEQFERDRVMAKFRNHSTRVLVATDVAGRGIDVEALDAVFNFDLPSQPEPYVHRIGRTGRAGRQGLALSLVTPKDDRKVEEIEHATKSRLEHARVDALPPEDPAGKGSLGSAWETLCISAGRKDKMRPGDILGALTGEAGGLKATDIGKIEIQDRLSYVAVARSVARVALQSLSQGRIKGRKHHIERLR, encoded by the coding sequence ATGGATTTTTCCGCACTCGCCCTGTCCCCGCCGTTGTTGCAGGTCCTCGCGGAGCTGAAGTTCCAGACCGCCACGCCCATCCAGGCCCAGAGCATCCCGGTGCTCCTCCAGGGCCGCGATCTCGTCGGTCAGGCGAAGACGGGCAGTGGGAAGACCGCCGCCTTCGCGCTGCCGATCCTGCAGAAGATCCAGCTCCCACACCGCCGGCTCCAGGCCCTCGTGCTCTGCCCGACGCGCGAGCTCTGCGCCCAGGTGGCCGGAGAGATCCGCCGCCTCGGCCGGAGATTGCCCGGCCTCCAGGTGCTCGTGCTCGCGGGGGGCCAACCCATCCGGCCCCAAATCGAAGCGCTCGAGAAGGGCGCCCACCTCGCGGTGGGCACACCCGGTCGCGTGTTGGATCTCCTCCAACGCGAGGCGCTCGACACCCGCCACCTCGCCACCGTGGTGCTCGACGAGGCCGATCGGATGCTCGACATGGGCTTTCGCGAGGACATGGAGCGCATCCTCGGCGCCACCCCGAAGACACGTCAGACCGTGCTCTTCTCGGCCACGTTCCCCGACTCCATCGAGGCGATGAGCCGCGCCTTCCAGAAGGATCCCTCGCGCGTCACCGTCGAGGCGACCGACGCGGCTCCCGACATCCAGCAGCTCGCCTACCTCTGCGCGCCCGAGGAGAAGACCGCCGTGTTGTTGCGGCTGCTCCGGCACTACCAGCCCACGTCCGCCATCGTGTTCTGCAACCTCAAGGCGACGGTGGTCGAGGTGACTCGCGCGCTGAGCGAGGCCGGGGTGAGCGCGGATGGCCTCCAGGGGGACCTGGAGCAGTTCGAGCGCGACCGCGTCATGGCGAAGTTCCGCAACCACAGCACCCGGGTGCTCGTCGCCACGGACGTGGCGGGCCGGGGCATCGACGTCGAGGCGCTCGACGCCGTCTTCAACTTCGATCTGCCCTCACAGCCCGAGCCCTACGTGCACCGCATCGGCCGCACGGGACGCGCGGGACGCCAGGGCCTCGCCCTCTCCCTCGTCACGCCGAAGGATGACCGCAAGGTCGAGGAGATCGAGCACGCCACCAAGTCCAGGCTGGAGCACGCGCGCGTGGACGCACTGCCCCCCGAGGATCCGGCGGGCAAGGGTTCCCTGGGTTCCGCCTGGGAGACGCTGTGCATCTCCGCCGGGCGCAAGGACAAGATGCGGCCGGGAGACATCCTCGGCGCCCTGACCGGTGAGGCCGGTGGGCTCAAGGCCACCGACATCGGGAAGATCGAGATCCAGGATCGGCTGTCCTACGTCGCCGTGGCCAGGAGCGTCGCGCGCGTGGCGCTCCAGAGCCTGAGCCAGGGCCGCATCAAGGGGCGCAAGCACCACATCGAACGGCTGCGCTGA